Proteins encoded by one window of Pseudomonadota bacterium:
- a CDS encoding aspartate aminotransferase family protein: MTMFYPDLTSRSAELSRRATNVYPGGTTRGQTYYAPYPIYAAHAEGCRVTDVDGVTRIDFLNNYTVQLFGHSHPDIVAAVQAQAARGMCFTMPSELDIELAEMVLARAASFDHLRFTNTGTEAVMHAIKGARAYTGKPKIAKCEGVYHGAYDYAEVSLDSDPQVWGQQRPQSIGHTHGVPEGVTRDVVVLPFNDVAASKRILEDNADALAGILLDAVPSRCGGIPVSADYIKMLKSFTRAHDALLILDEVVTWRLDYGGAQTRYGIEPDMTTMGKVIGGGMPIGIVAGREDVMRVFDSSAGKALSSHSGTFAGNPISMAAGIAAMKLLTVEATDRLNQLGENARESLREAFRLADMDGQVTGEGSLILLHFSTEPLGDYRATWRAHTERRAEMMVDLFRRLLNRGILFSTWGLGCLSTPMEQAEIDHLADAVLASLREMKEENRKALIS, translated from the coding sequence ATGACTATGTTCTATCCCGATCTCACCTCGCGTTCCGCCGAGCTGAGCCGGCGCGCGACGAATGTTTATCCGGGCGGCACGACGCGTGGGCAAACCTATTACGCGCCCTATCCGATCTATGCGGCGCATGCCGAAGGTTGCCGCGTGACCGATGTCGATGGTGTCACGCGCATCGATTTTCTCAATAATTATACGGTCCAACTGTTTGGCCATTCGCACCCGGATATCGTTGCCGCGGTGCAGGCCCAGGCGGCGCGCGGCATGTGTTTCACCATGCCGTCCGAGCTTGATATTGAGCTTGCCGAGATGGTTCTCGCGCGCGCCGCCTCGTTCGATCATTTGCGCTTTACCAATACCGGCACCGAAGCCGTCATGCATGCTATCAAGGGCGCGCGCGCCTATACCGGCAAGCCAAAGATCGCGAAATGCGAAGGCGTCTACCACGGCGCCTATGATTACGCCGAAGTTAGCCTCGATTCCGACCCGCAAGTGTGGGGCCAGCAGCGGCCGCAATCCATCGGTCATACGCATGGCGTGCCAGAGGGTGTGACGCGCGATGTCGTTGTGTTGCCATTTAACGATGTGGCGGCGTCGAAGCGCATTCTTGAAGACAATGCCGATGCCCTCGCCGGAATCTTGCTCGATGCGGTACCGTCGCGCTGCGGCGGCATTCCGGTCAGCGCCGACTATATCAAGATGTTGAAATCCTTCACCCGCGCCCATGACGCGCTGTTGATCCTCGACGAAGTGGTAACGTGGCGCCTCGATTATGGCGGCGCCCAGACGCGCTATGGCATCGAGCCCGATATGACGACGATGGGCAAGGTGATCGGCGGTGGCATGCCGATCGGCATCGTGGCTGGGCGCGAGGATGTCATGCGGGTGTTCGATTCGAGCGCCGGTAAGGCACTATCTTCGCATTCGGGCACATTCGCCGGCAATCCGATTTCGATGGCGGCTGGGATCGCGGCGATGAAATTGCTGACGGTGGAAGCCACCGATCGTCTCAACCAGCTCGGCGAAAATGCCCGTGAAAGCCTACGCGAAGCGTTCCGCCTGGCTGATATGGACGGGCAAGTGACCGGCGAGGGGTCATTGATCCTGCTGCATTTCTCGACCGAGCCGCTCGGCGATTACCGCGCCACCTGGCGCGCCCATACCGAGCGCCGCGCCGAGATGATGGTAGATTTGTTTCGCCGCCTGTTAAATCGCGGCATTCTGTTCAGCACCTGGGGGTTGGGCTGTCTCTCCACCCCCATGGAGCAGGCCGAAATCGATCATCTGGCCGATGCGGTATTGGCCAGCCTGAGAGAGATGAAAGAAGAAAATAGAAAGGCTTTGATATCATGA
- a CDS encoding aminotransferase has product MTSTANSAGARAVENILHGYSNLLALEKTPPIVVSGGRGVHIIDEDGKEYIEGAAGMWCASFGFNEPELIDAAIQQFKKLPYYHSLIDKTTEPMGELAERLKAIAPVPMSKVFFANSGSEANDTAVKMIYYYNNARGRPEKKKIIGRQFGFHGVTMAAASITGIPAMHAGFDLPLPNFMHTEFPHYYRYGLDGESEEQFATRLADSLEAMILEAGPETVAAFFAEPVMGGGGCVPPPATYFEKMQAVLNKYDVLMVADEVITGFGRTGNMFGSDTYNIKPDIMTLAKGLSGAYQPISAVMVTEDIYRVLRDESNKIGFFGHAFTTTGHPVAVAVANRAQQLMQERDIVGHVRRVAPALQNGLGAFSDHPLVGNVRGVGLMAAIELVADKPSKRSFDPAFKVKDFLRMRAQEHGLIIRSALSGDSVAFSPPLIITEDEIGEMMRRFTLALDDTTRWIDENGFRDKKPD; this is encoded by the coding sequence ATGACCAGCACGGCCAATTCAGCCGGCGCCCGCGCCGTTGAGAATATCTTGCATGGCTATAGCAATCTTCTGGCCCTGGAAAAGACCCCACCGATTGTTGTCTCGGGCGGGCGCGGTGTGCATATTATCGACGAAGACGGCAAGGAATATATCGAAGGCGCCGCCGGAATGTGGTGCGCCTCGTTCGGCTTCAACGAGCCTGAACTGATCGATGCCGCGATCCAGCAATTCAAGAAGCTGCCCTATTATCACAGCCTGATAGACAAGACGACCGAGCCCATGGGCGAGTTGGCCGAGCGCCTGAAAGCGATAGCGCCGGTGCCGATGTCGAAAGTGTTCTTCGCCAATTCCGGCTCTGAGGCGAACGATACCGCCGTCAAGATGATCTATTACTACAACAATGCGCGCGGCCGCCCGGAGAAGAAGAAAATCATCGGGCGCCAGTTCGGCTTCCACGGCGTCACCATGGCGGCAGCCAGCATTACCGGCATCCCAGCCATGCATGCCGGCTTCGATCTGCCGCTGCCTAATTTCATGCACACCGAGTTTCCGCATTATTACCGCTACGGCCTGGACGGTGAATCGGAGGAACAGTTCGCCACCCGCCTGGCCGACAGCCTGGAAGCCATGATCCTCGAAGCGGGGCCGGAGACGGTCGCCGCTTTCTTCGCCGAGCCGGTGATGGGCGGTGGCGGTTGCGTCCCGCCGCCGGCGACCTATTTCGAGAAAATGCAGGCGGTGCTCAACAAATATGACGTGCTCATGGTCGCCGATGAGGTGATCACCGGGTTCGGCCGCACCGGCAATATGTTCGGCTCTGATACCTACAACATCAAACCCGACATTATGACCCTGGCGAAAGGGCTATCCGGTGCCTATCAGCCGATCTCGGCGGTTATGGTCACCGAGGATATCTACCGGGTGCTGCGCGATGAGAGCAACAAGATCGGCTTTTTCGGCCACGCCTTTACCACCACCGGCCATCCGGTGGCGGTCGCCGTCGCCAACCGCGCCCAGCAGCTCATGCAGGAGCGCGATATCGTCGGCCATGTCCGGCGAGTTGCACCGGCCTTGCAAAACGGCCTGGGGGCCTTTTCGGATCATCCGCTGGTTGGCAATGTGCGCGGCGTCGGCTTGATGGCGGCGATAGAATTGGTCGCCGACAAGCCCAGCAAACGCTCCTTCGATCCGGCCTTCAAGGTGAAGGATTTCCTCCGCATGCGCGCCCAGGAGCATGGCTTGATCATCCGCTCTGCGCTCTCCGGCGACAGCGTCGCGTTCTCGCCGCCCCTGATCATCACAGAGGACGAAATCGGCGAAATGATGCGGCGCTTTACGCTGGCGCTCGACGACACCACCCGCTGGATCGACGAAAACGGCTTCAGAGATAAAAAACCCGACTGA
- the araD gene encoding L-arabinonate dehydratase: MASKKAPLRSQAWFGKADKDGFLHRSWMKNQGIPADSFDGRPVIGICNTFSELTPCNAHFRGLAERVKRGVYEAGGLPLEFPVMSLGESNLRPTAMLFRNLASMDTEESIRANPIDGVILLVGCDKTTPALLMGAASCDLPTLVVSGGPMLSGRVAGKQVGSGTDVFRYSEAVKAGEMSLADFMDAEAGMSRSPGHCMTMGTASTMASMAEALGMALPHNAAIPAVDSRRNVLAQQAGRRIVDMVHEDLRISQILTRQAFENAVRINGAIGGSTNAVVHLIAIAGRIGVEFGLDDWDSLGRDIPTIVDLMPSGRFLMEDFYYAGGLPAVIRALGDFIHKDALTVNGRTLWENSADAPCHNSDVIRSLDNPLTENGGIAVLRGNLAPRGAVLKPSAATPELMQHTGRAVVFEDIDHYKARIDDPDLDVDETCVLVLKNCGPKGYPGMAEVGNMSLPSKILAKGIKDMVRVSDARMSGTAYGTVVLHTAPEAAAGGPLALVQDGDMITLDVAGRRLHLDVSDEELARRREAWSAPEPPMTGGYQRLYFDHVLQADEGVDLDFLVGQRGAAVPRESH, translated from the coding sequence ATGGCAAGCAAGAAGGCCCCGCTGCGCTCACAGGCCTGGTTCGGCAAGGCCGACAAAGACGGCTTCCTGCATCGTAGCTGGATGAAGAACCAGGGCATTCCGGCGGATTCGTTTGACGGCCGCCCGGTGATCGGCATTTGCAACACGTTCTCGGAACTGACGCCATGCAACGCGCATTTCCGTGGCTTGGCCGAGCGGGTGAAACGCGGCGTGTATGAGGCTGGCGGCCTGCCGTTGGAATTTCCGGTGATGTCGCTCGGCGAATCCAACCTGCGCCCGACCGCGATGCTGTTCCGCAACCTCGCCAGTATGGATACCGAGGAATCGATCCGCGCCAATCCGATAGACGGCGTCATCCTCCTGGTCGGCTGCGACAAGACCACGCCGGCACTGCTGATGGGCGCGGCAAGCTGCGATCTACCGACCCTGGTGGTCTCGGGCGGGCCGATGCTGAGCGGGCGCGTTGCCGGCAAACAGGTTGGCTCGGGCACCGATGTGTTCCGCTATTCGGAAGCGGTGAAGGCGGGCGAGATGTCGCTCGCTGATTTCATGGATGCCGAAGCCGGCATGTCGCGCAGCCCCGGCCATTGCATGACCATGGGCACAGCCTCGACCATGGCCAGCATGGCCGAAGCACTCGGCATGGCGTTGCCACATAATGCCGCCATTCCGGCGGTTGATTCTCGGCGCAACGTGTTGGCGCAACAGGCCGGGCGGCGCATCGTCGACATGGTGCACGAGGACCTTCGCATCAGCCAAATTCTGACGCGCCAGGCATTTGAAAATGCGGTGCGCATCAACGGCGCGATCGGCGGCTCGACCAATGCGGTGGTGCATCTGATCGCCATCGCCGGCCGCATCGGCGTGGAATTCGGGCTCGACGATTGGGACAGTCTTGGGCGCGATATTCCGACCATCGTCGATCTCATGCCGTCGGGACGGTTTCTGATGGAGGATTTCTATTATGCCGGCGGGCTGCCGGCGGTGATTCGAGCGCTCGGCGATTTCATCCACAAGGATGCGCTCACGGTGAATGGCCGCACGCTGTGGGAGAACAGCGCAGACGCGCCGTGCCACAATAGTGACGTGATCCGCAGCCTCGACAATCCGCTGACAGAAAATGGCGGCATCGCCGTATTGCGCGGCAATTTGGCGCCGCGCGGCGCGGTGCTGAAGCCTTCCGCCGCGACGCCGGAACTGATGCAGCATACCGGGCGCGCCGTGGTGTTCGAGGATATCGATCACTACAAGGCGCGCATCGATGACCCCGATCTCGATGTCGATGAAACCTGCGTGCTGGTGCTGAAGAATTGCGGGCCGAAGGGCTATCCCGGCATGGCCGAGGTCGGCAATATGAGCCTGCCATCGAAAATATTGGCAAAGGGGATCAAGGACATGGTGCGGGTCTCGGATGCGCGCATGTCGGGCACGGCGTACGGCACCGTGGTGCTGCACACCGCGCCGGAGGCGGCGGCCGGTGGGCCGCTGGCGCTGGTTCAAGACGGTGATATGATTACCCTCGACGTTGCCGGGCGGCGCCTCCATCTTGACGTTTCCGACGAAGAACTGGCGCGCCGGCGTGAAGCCTGGTCGGCGCCCGAGCCGCCCATGACCGGCGGCTATCAGCGGCTCTATTTCGACCATGTGTTACAGGCCGATGAAGGCGTCGATCTCGATTTCCTCGTCGGCCAGCGTGGCGCTGCGGTGCCGAGAGAATCACACTAG
- a CDS encoding aminotransferase class IV has translation MTDLANERVVYINGEIVPESRAMVSFRDRSFKYGDGAFDMTRTFGHRIFKLDEHLKRFYKSLKYLQMDPGMSIEKMKEISEEVLARNLHLLNEGEDYWVGQRVSRGVEPVGGDIHETSGATVIVECTPLPFKARAHYFRDGMEVQIPSLRRTSPDSLTPRAKTHNYMNLMIAHDEVRRLNANAWAILLDVNGNLCEGVGSNIFLVDDGVIYTPEDRYVLCGVSRQTAIDLAEAAGIKVVRTGLDLYDAYTADEAFITSTSFCIVPVQSFNGIQVGDGTIPGPITKRLTDDYIKFVDHDFVGQYLKHLD, from the coding sequence ATGACGGACTTGGCCAACGAACGGGTCGTCTACATCAACGGAGAGATCGTGCCGGAAAGCCGCGCCATGGTCTCGTTCCGCGATCGCAGCTTCAAATATGGCGATGGTGCGTTCGATATGACGCGCACGTTTGGCCATCGCATTTTCAAGCTCGATGAGCATCTGAAGCGATTTTATAAATCGCTCAAATATCTTCAGATGGACCCCGGCATGAGCATCGAAAAAATGAAGGAAATTAGCGAGGAGGTGTTGGCGCGCAATCTCCATCTGCTCAATGAAGGCGAGGATTATTGGGTCGGTCAGCGCGTGTCGCGCGGCGTCGAGCCAGTGGGCGGTGACATTCACGAAACTTCTGGCGCCACGGTGATCGTCGAATGTACGCCGCTGCCGTTCAAGGCGCGGGCGCATTATTTCCGCGACGGCATGGAAGTACAGATACCGTCGCTGCGCCGCACCTCGCCCGATTCGCTGACGCCCAGGGCCAAGACCCATAATTACATGAATTTGATGATCGCCCATGACGAAGTGCGTCGGCTGAACGCCAACGCCTGGGCGATCTTGCTCGACGTGAACGGCAATCTTTGTGAGGGCGTGGGCTCAAACATATTCCTGGTCGATGACGGTGTAATCTATACGCCCGAAGACCGCTATGTGCTGTGCGGGGTGAGCCGCCAAACGGCGATTGATCTGGCCGAGGCCGCGGGCATCAAAGTGGTGCGCACCGGCCTTGATCTCTATGACGCCTATACGGCAGATGAGGCGTTCATCACCTCGACCAGCTTTTGTATCGTGCCCGTGCAGAGCTTTAACGGCATCCAAGTGGGCGATGGCACGATCCCCGGCCCGATCACCAAGCGCCTGACCGACGACTACATTAAATTCGTCGATCATGATTTCGTCGGCCAATATCTCAAGCATCTGGATTGA